From the Brevibacillus choshinensis genome, one window contains:
- a CDS encoding DUF3907 family protein encodes MSATHLKQLCEETYTKLKKVSMEVERYLNQVTLSSLVSQSGDPEEYESYYRNYLSDLRHLLVYCENAYDRLGVSLRRARFNEEFAEEVLYQVYHTCINNFYYPKGEVYDEDGRYSYTGQDAIIFRKQVTPELQQLTLALSKVFEQMRDDLQYYETDYITKKRMQKEQAQA; translated from the coding sequence ATGTCAGCGACTCATTTGAAGCAATTGTGCGAAGAGACGTACACCAAGTTGAAAAAGGTAAGCATGGAAGTGGAACGCTATTTGAACCAGGTAACCTTATCAAGCCTAGTTTCTCAGTCCGGGGATCCGGAAGAGTACGAATCCTACTACCGCAACTACCTTTCAGACCTGCGCCATTTACTTGTCTACTGCGAGAATGCGTACGATAGGCTGGGGGTTTCCCTGCGCCGAGCACGATTTAATGAGGAGTTTGCCGAGGAAGTATTGTATCAGGTATACCATACCTGTATAAATAACTTCTATTACCCCAAAGGCGAGGTCTACGACGAAGACGGTCGCTATTCGTATACCGGACAAGATGCGATCATTTTCCGCAAGCAGGTCACACCTGAATTGCAACAACTGACGCTTGCATTGTCAAAGGTATTTGAACAAATGCGTGATGATCTGCAATATTACGAGACGGACTACATTACCAAAAAACGAATGCAAAAGGAACAAGCACAGGCGTAA
- a CDS encoding NAD(P)H-dependent oxidoreductase, with protein sequence MKAVIVLAHEGESSFCHEILARVTQALDKQNIEYKLRDLYKMQFQPVFQAEDMRLVEQGTASADILEEQELIKDSELLIMIYPVWWWSEPAILKGYIDRVFTDGFAFRYEEKGPVGLLTNKQAIVFTTTRASAKEMATSGMDAVVEKQIAEGTLQMIGYRVAYHNFAAVPYVEDGALINMLKQVEERMLHIRQPVGV encoded by the coding sequence ATGAAAGCTGTCATCGTGCTTGCCCATGAAGGAGAAAGCAGCTTTTGCCATGAAATACTCGCCCGTGTGACTCAAGCACTGGATAAGCAAAACATTGAATATAAGCTGCGCGATCTGTATAAAATGCAATTTCAACCCGTATTTCAGGCAGAAGACATGCGCTTAGTCGAACAAGGGACTGCTTCCGCAGATATTCTGGAAGAACAGGAACTGATTAAAGACTCTGAACTTCTCATTATGATCTATCCGGTGTGGTGGTGGTCCGAGCCTGCCATTTTGAAAGGCTACATCGATCGTGTTTTCACCGATGGATTCGCTTTTCGCTATGAAGAAAAAGGGCCGGTCGGGCTCCTGACGAACAAGCAGGCGATTGTCTTTACCACCACTCGTGCATCGGCAAAGGAAATGGCCACTTCCGGCATGGACGCCGTCGTAGAAAAGCAAATCGCCGAAGGTACCCTGCAAATGATCGGATACCGCGTCGCCTACCACAACTTCGCTGCTGTTCCTTACGTGGAAGATGGTGCCCTCATCAATATGCTGAAGCAAGTAGAGGAACGCATGCTCCACATTCGTCAGCCAGTCGGCGTGTAG
- a CDS encoding S8 family peptidase, with translation MRLAPIVVAVALVGLVVVPYRMHQNAEQEQREPHPRVTSTEASIPRINFIEQVKDIRRDLEKRSHIQTLHHNPRDRSHYVEHEVVVRFSPRPDQKTIDKMVASLDAKIKRDFDKFIIIKSRSLSTKQLMKKLAEHPDSVFAEPNFLLLPNRKPNDPYYSEYQWNLPLIGMEQSWDVSEGSSDVVVAVVDTGVDMGHPEFKGKLVEGYNVLNDTNKPQDDNGHGTHVSGIIAAKTNNKDGIAGMTWKSKLMPIKAIGADGSGSAVDIAQGIYWATDHGADVINLSVGNYTSSAALKEACRYAYENNVVLVAASGNDASDQPSYPAAYEEVLSVAAVDHLKERADFSNFGDYVDVAAPGVDIPSTYIYSDYASLSGTSMACPHVAALAALVRSVHPDMKTHDVMELIRKSALDLGPPGHDQLYGYGMIDVSSTLKQLRTEPAKTEQPPQTIGGLLNKFLLRLRFGAQ, from the coding sequence TTGCGCTTGGCCCCGATTGTCGTTGCGGTCGCTTTGGTCGGACTCGTCGTTGTTCCGTATCGCATGCATCAAAATGCGGAGCAGGAACAGCGCGAGCCCCATCCTCGGGTCACCTCTACGGAGGCGAGTATTCCCCGGATCAACTTCATTGAACAGGTAAAAGACATCCGACGAGATCTGGAAAAAAGAAGCCACATTCAGACGCTTCACCATAATCCTCGCGATCGGAGCCACTATGTGGAGCATGAAGTCGTCGTACGCTTCTCCCCACGACCCGATCAAAAGACGATAGACAAGATGGTTGCCTCTCTCGATGCCAAAATCAAGCGTGATTTTGACAAGTTTATCATCATCAAATCTCGTAGTCTGAGTACGAAGCAGCTCATGAAAAAACTGGCGGAGCATCCGGATTCCGTCTTTGCTGAACCAAACTTCCTACTGTTGCCTAACCGCAAACCCAATGATCCGTACTATAGCGAATACCAATGGAATTTACCTTTGATCGGTATGGAGCAGAGCTGGGATGTGAGCGAAGGCAGCAGTGACGTGGTAGTCGCAGTCGTAGATACAGGAGTCGATATGGGTCATCCAGAGTTCAAGGGGAAACTCGTGGAAGGCTACAACGTGCTCAATGACACCAACAAACCACAGGATGACAACGGACATGGCACCCATGTCTCTGGTATCATCGCAGCAAAAACGAACAATAAAGACGGTATCGCCGGTATGACCTGGAAAAGCAAGCTCATGCCGATCAAGGCAATCGGAGCAGACGGTTCAGGCTCAGCTGTCGACATTGCACAGGGCATTTACTGGGCAACCGATCACGGCGCCGACGTCATCAACCTGAGTGTAGGGAACTATACTTCCTCTGCAGCGCTCAAAGAAGCGTGTCGATACGCATATGAAAACAACGTGGTCTTGGTCGCAGCATCCGGTAATGACGCTTCCGATCAGCCTAGCTATCCCGCTGCCTACGAAGAGGTCCTTTCTGTAGCTGCGGTTGACCACCTCAAGGAACGTGCTGATTTCTCCAATTTTGGTGATTACGTTGACGTAGCCGCACCTGGCGTGGACATCCCTAGTACGTATATTTACAGCGACTATGCGTCTTTGTCTGGAACGTCCATGGCTTGTCCACATGTCGCTGCACTAGCCGCGTTAGTCCGTTCTGTTCATCCCGATATGAAAACGCATGATGTGATGGAACTGATTCGAAAATCTGCTCTCGATCTCGGTCCCCCAGGGCACGATCAATTGTACGGATACGGCATGATAGACGTTAGTAGTACACTCAAGCAGTTGCGCACTGAACCTGCGAAAACCGAACAGCCACCCCAAACCATTGGAGGCTTGTTAAATAAATTCCTGCTGCGTCTGCGTTTCGGAGCCCAATAA
- a CDS encoding trimeric intracellular cation channel family protein, producing the protein MSWEWFNIIGTVAFVISGAVIAMEEEYDLLGVIVLGMATAFGGGILRNILLGIPLTAFWNQGTLFTIALVSMFIVFVLPHKYIGYWNRWGLFFDAVGLSAFAIQGAMYATQMNYPLSATIVAAVLTGIGGGIIRDVLAGRKPLVFKEEIYAVWAMVAGVAVGLKWATSIPELYALFIAIIVCRMVSVYRGWKLPRRSLRPSTTPSSIRPLNNRL; encoded by the coding sequence ATGTCTTGGGAATGGTTTAATATTATCGGAACGGTCGCGTTTGTCATCAGCGGCGCTGTCATCGCTATGGAAGAAGAGTACGATCTGTTAGGTGTGATCGTACTTGGAATGGCAACCGCTTTTGGCGGGGGGATTTTGCGCAACATCTTGCTGGGAATTCCACTCACTGCCTTTTGGAATCAAGGGACATTGTTTACAATTGCACTCGTCTCCATGTTCATTGTCTTTGTACTTCCCCATAAATATATCGGCTATTGGAATCGCTGGGGCCTGTTTTTCGATGCGGTCGGCCTCTCCGCATTTGCTATTCAGGGTGCTATGTATGCAACCCAAATGAACTACCCGCTCAGTGCAACGATCGTCGCTGCTGTGTTGACAGGAATCGGTGGCGGTATCATCCGAGATGTACTCGCTGGCCGCAAACCGCTCGTCTTTAAAGAAGAAATCTACGCCGTATGGGCGATGGTCGCAGGGGTAGCTGTCGGCCTGAAATGGGCCACTTCTATACCTGAGCTGTATGCGTTGTTTATCGCTATTATTGTCTGCAGAATGGTGTCCGTCTATCGTGGCTGGAAGCTCCCTCGTCGCTCTCTGCGACCATCTACTACTCCTTCCTCCATACGACCATTAAACAATCGACTGTAA
- a CDS encoding Cof-type HAD-IIB family hydrolase: protein MTYKIVFFDIDGTLLNTKHVIPSATVDAVQQLKQNGVQVAIATGRSPYHLLPIAQQLDIDTFVSFNGSYAVSKGNVIHHTPFDTATLAKLEGMADGNQHPMVFLSADSCYANVIDHPHVIESFDSLRLPAPSHRHRYWEEAPIYQAFLYCNAEEQDPYVGRFHEVSYVRWHKHVLDVLPPNGSKARGIEATLRHFGYSPDEAVAFGDGLNDKEMLSYVGMGVAMGNAHEELKPFANRMTRHVDDDGIHHGLTQLGLI, encoded by the coding sequence ATGACGTACAAAATTGTCTTCTTTGACATTGATGGCACGTTGCTTAATACCAAACACGTCATTCCTTCAGCAACCGTGGATGCAGTCCAACAGTTGAAGCAAAACGGCGTGCAAGTCGCGATCGCCACAGGCCGTTCCCCCTACCATCTATTGCCCATTGCACAGCAGCTAGACATTGATACCTTTGTCAGCTTCAATGGCTCCTATGCGGTGAGCAAAGGAAACGTCATCCATCATACGCCTTTTGATACCGCGACATTGGCGAAACTAGAAGGCATGGCAGATGGGAATCAGCATCCGATGGTTTTCCTGAGTGCTGATAGCTGCTACGCCAATGTGATCGATCATCCCCACGTGATCGAATCGTTCGACTCTTTGCGCTTGCCAGCTCCTTCGCACCGGCATCGTTATTGGGAGGAAGCCCCGATCTATCAAGCCTTCCTTTATTGCAACGCAGAGGAACAAGATCCGTATGTAGGGCGATTTCATGAAGTCTCCTATGTGCGTTGGCACAAACACGTATTGGACGTTTTGCCACCAAACGGATCAAAGGCTCGAGGCATTGAAGCGACCCTGCGCCATTTCGGTTACAGCCCGGATGAGGCCGTCGCATTTGGAGACGGACTGAACGACAAGGAAATGCTTTCCTATGTCGGGATGGGAGTCGCCATGGGGAACGCTCACGAAGAACTGAAACCTTTTGCCAATCGCATGACTCGTCATGTCGACGATGACGGCATTCATCATGGTTTAACACAACTTGGTTTGATATAG
- a CDS encoding ABC transporter ATP-binding protein, with amino-acid sequence MAKVTLNHIYKNYGNNVTAVNDFHLEIQDREFLVLVGPSGCGKSTTLRMIAGLEEISEGDMYIGDRRVNDVAPKDRDIAMVFQSYALYPHMNVYENMAFGLKLRKFSKTEIETRIQEAARILDISHLLDRKPKALSGGQRQRVALGRAIVREPQVFLMDEPLSNLDAKLRVQMRTEILKLHQRLNTTIVYVTHDQTEAMTMGDRIVVMKDGLIQQVATPTEIYNHPLNLFVASFIGSPAMNFIKGSVVEREGKLVFESDQIQVAFPDDKAKHLRDHGYVNKHVIFGIRPEDLYSDTQFMEANPFESFLHAEVDVVENMGSELYVYFHNIGNAQMVARVDAREGLKPRMTVKLGMDLSKCHVFDSETELAVF; translated from the coding sequence ATGGCAAAAGTAACACTCAATCATATTTATAAAAATTATGGAAATAACGTCACGGCTGTTAACGACTTTCATCTGGAAATTCAAGACCGGGAATTTCTCGTTTTGGTTGGTCCATCCGGGTGCGGGAAATCCACAACATTACGCATGATTGCAGGCTTGGAAGAAATATCGGAAGGTGATATGTACATAGGTGACAGACGCGTCAATGATGTCGCGCCTAAAGATCGGGACATCGCCATGGTGTTTCAGAGCTACGCCCTCTATCCCCATATGAATGTGTACGAAAACATGGCATTCGGCCTCAAATTGCGCAAATTTTCAAAAACAGAAATTGAGACTCGCATTCAGGAAGCAGCTCGCATCTTGGACATTTCTCATCTCCTTGACCGTAAACCAAAAGCATTGTCCGGTGGTCAACGGCAGAGGGTCGCACTCGGACGCGCAATCGTTCGTGAGCCACAGGTCTTCCTCATGGATGAACCGCTGTCCAATCTCGACGCCAAGCTGCGGGTACAGATGCGTACAGAGATTCTAAAGCTGCATCAACGCTTAAACACGACCATCGTCTACGTCACCCACGACCAGACCGAGGCCATGACGATGGGAGACCGAATCGTCGTGATGAAAGACGGGCTGATCCAGCAGGTGGCCACACCCACAGAGATCTACAATCACCCTCTTAACTTGTTTGTCGCCAGCTTCATCGGCTCCCCTGCGATGAACTTTATTAAGGGTAGCGTCGTGGAGAGGGAAGGCAAGCTCGTTTTTGAAAGTGACCAAATCCAGGTCGCCTTCCCCGATGACAAGGCCAAACATTTACGGGACCATGGGTACGTAAACAAGCACGTTATTTTCGGGATTCGTCCTGAAGATCTATACAGCGACACCCAATTCATGGAAGCCAATCCTTTTGAGAGCTTCCTTCATGCAGAAGTGGACGTTGTAGAAAACATGGGTTCGGAGTTGTACGTTTACTTCCATAATATTGGCAACGCTCAAATGGTCGCTCGTGTTGATGCCAGAGAAGGCCTAAAGCCCCGTATGACGGTAAAACTTGGGATGGATTTGTCCAAATGTCACGTATTTGACAGCGAGACGGAACTGGCTGTATTCTAA
- a CDS encoding PucR family transcriptional regulator, translating into MEQWMNHAERIRQETGLPIMCLQTSQNEADQIRHEQEQKGWELVASAGDGTTVSLVLIETPSWHASARVLLGLFFSPASSKSEATLTDQVSTWLQSISSDSPLPPPSRLEQQWSWREKRAVFLIERCRPESTLDWYSLQPLLHDFFKGEHTSLTFIPLGHLYYLLLVPISMLGNQSEPDEHLEWASGVHDLIANERMEHVRLLVSFPIATPLQLEKAVRQLFTLSHALTQFCPRDMVAGSWHYPLEQWAITLPTGISQQLARSIQSELTAHPLTEEQMETLETLFRCQLNISDTSRQLFLHRNTLLYRLDKLTEQTGLDPRQFSHAVLLKLFLLFRQN; encoded by the coding sequence ATGGAACAATGGATGAATCACGCAGAGCGCATTCGGCAGGAAACAGGTCTGCCGATTATGTGTTTGCAGACCTCCCAGAACGAAGCTGATCAGATCCGACACGAGCAGGAACAAAAAGGCTGGGAGCTTGTAGCCTCAGCAGGGGATGGCACTACGGTCTCGCTTGTTCTCATCGAGACTCCCTCTTGGCATGCTTCTGCTCGAGTTCTGCTCGGACTTTTTTTCTCCCCAGCATCATCAAAATCTGAGGCGACTCTCACCGATCAAGTCTCTACCTGGTTGCAAAGTATCTCCAGCGATTCGCCCTTGCCCCCTCCATCTCGCTTGGAGCAGCAGTGGTCGTGGCGTGAAAAACGAGCAGTCTTCCTCATAGAACGTTGTCGGCCTGAGAGCACTCTGGATTGGTATTCCTTGCAGCCATTACTCCACGACTTTTTCAAAGGGGAACACACATCTCTTACGTTTATTCCACTTGGTCATCTCTATTATTTACTTCTCGTTCCCATCTCCATGCTGGGAAATCAAAGCGAACCGGATGAACATCTTGAATGGGCTTCAGGAGTGCACGATCTCATTGCGAATGAACGAATGGAGCATGTCCGTCTTCTGGTCAGTTTTCCGATCGCTACACCACTCCAGCTAGAAAAAGCAGTTAGACAGCTTTTTACCCTTTCCCATGCCCTCACACAATTTTGTCCACGAGACATGGTCGCTGGAAGCTGGCACTACCCGCTGGAGCAATGGGCTATCACCTTACCCACAGGTATCTCTCAACAGCTTGCCCGTAGCATCCAATCTGAACTAACTGCTCATCCATTGACCGAGGAACAAATGGAAACGCTCGAAACACTCTTTCGTTGTCAGTTGAATATCAGTGATACGTCTCGTCAGCTTTTTTTACACCGAAACACCCTTTTGTATCGGCTGGACAAGCTCACCGAGCAAACCGGACTGGATCCCCGGCAGTTTTCACATGCTGTGCTGCTAAAGCTGTTTCTTCTTTTCCGGCAAAATTGA
- a CDS encoding metallophosphoesterase, producing the protein MLWLILAAAIALLLIRAYRNTFDVHTNYVSIPLQPSRRLPDPALWEPLSVLHLSDLHMENLSVQASKIVEDFSDRPIDLIAITGDLLDRHKNIPKAVQYVETVMALQPALGTYVVFGNHDYVLSPPKLALLKTELERIGCRVLINQHETIYHQDQELHIIGVDNFSTGHSQLSKSFRNVPETGARLVLTHDPNIVLHMKDFPYDYLLSGHFHGGQIHWPRPFHLAKMGKLPKLNMVKGLHQVDGRSFYISEGLGQTGLNVRLRSRPEITLHTLAGASFIAHGQTATASSSVQEASATLALD; encoded by the coding sequence ATGTTATGGCTGATCCTTGCAGCGGCGATTGCTCTGTTACTTATTCGCGCTTACCGCAATACATTTGATGTTCATACCAATTATGTATCCATTCCGCTTCAACCTTCTCGCCGACTACCCGATCCTGCCCTTTGGGAGCCTCTGTCCGTCTTGCACCTTTCAGACTTGCACATGGAAAATTTATCGGTGCAGGCTTCCAAAATCGTTGAGGATTTTTCAGATCGCCCAATCGATCTGATTGCCATTACCGGTGACCTCTTGGATCGCCACAAAAATATTCCCAAAGCGGTTCAATACGTTGAAACCGTCATGGCCCTGCAGCCTGCTCTCGGCACATACGTCGTATTCGGCAATCACGATTACGTCTTGTCGCCTCCAAAGCTAGCCTTGCTCAAAACCGAGCTGGAGCGTATCGGCTGTCGTGTCCTGATCAATCAGCACGAAACGATTTACCATCAGGACCAGGAATTGCACATCATCGGGGTAGATAATTTCTCTACTGGACACAGCCAGTTGTCCAAATCATTCCGGAACGTCCCTGAAACAGGTGCTCGCTTGGTACTTACTCACGATCCAAATATCGTGTTGCACATGAAGGATTTCCCGTACGACTATTTACTGTCCGGTCATTTTCACGGCGGACAAATTCACTGGCCTCGCCCTTTTCATCTGGCCAAGATGGGCAAACTGCCAAAGCTGAACATGGTCAAAGGATTGCATCAAGTCGATGGCCGATCCTTTTACATCAGTGAAGGATTGGGTCAGACCGGTCTAAATGTACGCTTGCGTTCTCGGCCAGAAATAACGTTGCATACCCTTGCTGGAGCTAGCTTCATCGCACATGGACAAACAGCAACAGCATCCTCCTCAGTTCAGGAAGCTTCTGCCACACTTGCGCTAGACTAA
- the acsA gene encoding acetate--CoA ligase, whose product MNVEKIPATDGRFNLNNYDEVYANFDWAEVEKQFTWHETGKVNVAYEAIDRHVLTDRKDKTALIYSDLTRDESYTFAQLSEQSNKFGNVLRGLGIAKGDRVFVFMPRTPELYVSVLGTLKVGAIVGPMFEAFMEAAVRDRLENSEAVAIVTTPALLPRIPVSELPALKHVIVVGSKDALAEGLISFEAAMAEASSDFEIEWVDREDGMILHYTSGSTGKPKGVLHVHNAMIQHYQTGKWVLDLQDDDIYWCTADPGWVTGTAYGIFAPWLNGVTNVVRGGRFTPESWYETVEKYKVSVWYSAPTSFRMLMGAGDELVKKYDFSHLRHVLSVGEPLNPEVVYWGLRVFQHRIHDTWWMTETGGQTICNYKSMPIKPGSMGKPIPGVYASIIDDQGNELPPNRMGNLAVKVGWPAMMRQIWNNPAKYQEYFHIPGWYVSGDSAYKDEEGYFWFQGRIDDVINTSGERVGPFEVESKLVEHPAVAEAGVIGKPDPVRGEIIKAFISLRAGYEPSEALMEEIRKFVKEGLAAHAAPREIEFRDKLPKTRSGKIMRRVLKAWELGLPTGDLSTMED is encoded by the coding sequence ATGAACGTGGAAAAAATTCCGGCGACGGATGGTCGGTTTAATCTGAACAATTACGACGAAGTCTACGCTAACTTTGATTGGGCAGAAGTGGAAAAACAGTTCACCTGGCACGAAACAGGCAAGGTGAATGTGGCATATGAAGCAATTGACCGTCATGTTTTGACGGATCGAAAAGATAAAACAGCCCTGATATACAGCGATTTGACTCGCGATGAGAGCTACACGTTTGCTCAGCTTAGTGAGCAGTCCAACAAGTTTGGGAACGTACTGCGCGGGTTAGGTATTGCTAAGGGAGATCGCGTGTTTGTCTTTATGCCTCGCACCCCAGAGCTTTATGTAAGCGTTTTAGGTACATTAAAAGTGGGTGCTATCGTAGGTCCGATGTTTGAAGCATTTATGGAAGCGGCTGTTCGAGATCGTCTGGAAAACAGCGAAGCCGTTGCAATCGTGACGACTCCTGCCTTGCTACCACGTATTCCTGTATCGGAATTGCCTGCTCTTAAACACGTGATTGTCGTAGGCTCCAAGGACGCGTTAGCTGAAGGTCTGATTAGCTTTGAAGCGGCAATGGCGGAAGCCTCCTCCGACTTTGAAATCGAGTGGGTGGACCGCGAAGACGGAATGATTCTTCATTATACGTCTGGTTCCACAGGCAAACCTAAAGGTGTCTTGCACGTTCACAATGCGATGATTCAGCACTACCAAACAGGAAAATGGGTGCTGGACCTGCAAGACGATGACATCTACTGGTGCACAGCTGACCCAGGCTGGGTGACAGGTACTGCTTATGGTATCTTTGCTCCTTGGCTGAACGGTGTAACAAACGTAGTACGTGGTGGCCGCTTCACTCCGGAATCATGGTATGAAACGGTTGAAAAATATAAAGTGAGTGTCTGGTACAGCGCACCAACATCTTTCCGCATGCTGATGGGTGCTGGTGACGAGCTGGTCAAAAAATACGACTTTTCGCATTTGCGCCATGTTTTGAGCGTAGGCGAGCCGCTCAATCCAGAAGTCGTTTACTGGGGATTGCGCGTCTTCCAGCATCGCATTCACGACACATGGTGGATGACAGAAACCGGTGGGCAAACGATCTGTAACTACAAGAGTATGCCAATCAAGCCAGGTTCAATGGGCAAGCCAATTCCAGGTGTATACGCATCGATCATCGATGATCAAGGAAATGAGCTGCCGCCAAACCGCATGGGGAATCTGGCTGTAAAAGTCGGTTGGCCTGCGATGATGAGACAGATTTGGAACAACCCTGCGAAATACCAAGAGTATTTCCACATTCCAGGCTGGTACGTATCTGGCGACTCTGCTTACAAGGACGAAGAAGGCTACTTCTGGTTCCAAGGCCGTATTGATGACGTGATCAATACGTCTGGTGAGCGGGTAGGTCCATTTGAAGTAGAAAGCAAGCTGGTAGAACATCCAGCAGTAGCTGAAGCGGGTGTAATCGGAAAGCCGGATCCAGTCCGCGGAGAGATCATCAAGGCATTTATCTCGCTGCGTGCCGGATATGAGCCAAGTGAGGCGCTGATGGAGGAAATCCGCAAGTTTGTCAAAGAAGGACTCGCTGCTCACGCCGCGCCGCGTGAGATCGAATTCCGCGACAAGCTGCCGAAGACTCGCTCCGGTAAAATCATGCGCCGCGTCTTGAAGGCGTGGGAGCTCGGACTTCCGACAGGCGACCTGTCCACGATGGAAGACTAA
- a CDS encoding cation diffusion facilitator family transporter produces MGHHHDHGHGHHHHGRGASKQALLVSLLIISVFLIVEMIGGFLTNSLALLSDAGHMLSDASALLLSLVAMHFAARPPSAQKTFGMHRFEILAALINGVTLVVISLIILWEAYQRLLNPPEVASGTMIVIATIGLLANIAAAFILMRGDYKENMNVRSAYLHVLGDLLGSVGAILGGILMWAFDWYIADPLISVIVAVLIMISAWRVTKESVHILLEGAPSRLDTTQIAEKLQQLSGVIAVHDLHVWTVTSGFESLTCHLIVEDDLPSYPILTKALQLLQHDFGITHATIQIENSSVQHDNMQCQEGNQPQAGHDHSHNTACHDHNH; encoded by the coding sequence ATGGGTCATCATCATGATCACGGACATGGACACCATCACCATGGCAGAGGTGCTAGCAAACAGGCCTTGCTCGTGTCTCTCTTGATTATCAGCGTATTTTTGATCGTAGAAATGATCGGGGGCTTTCTCACCAACAGCTTGGCCTTGCTATCAGATGCTGGTCATATGCTAAGCGATGCTTCTGCTCTCTTGCTCAGTCTGGTTGCTATGCATTTTGCTGCTCGACCACCCTCTGCCCAAAAAACGTTCGGGATGCATCGCTTCGAAATACTGGCAGCACTCATTAACGGAGTGACCCTCGTCGTAATCTCCTTGATTATTCTGTGGGAGGCGTACCAGCGACTGCTCAATCCGCCAGAGGTCGCCAGTGGGACGATGATCGTAATCGCCACAATCGGATTATTGGCTAACATCGCTGCCGCCTTTATCCTCATGCGTGGCGACTACAAAGAAAACATGAATGTACGAAGTGCTTACCTCCACGTCCTTGGTGATCTGCTGGGATCCGTCGGCGCCATTCTCGGTGGCATTCTGATGTGGGCATTTGACTGGTACATCGCCGACCCATTGATCAGTGTCATTGTCGCTGTTCTCATCATGATCAGTGCTTGGCGGGTGACTAAAGAATCGGTCCATATCTTGCTGGAAGGAGCCCCTAGCCGTCTCGATACCACTCAAATAGCAGAGAAGCTGCAACAGCTGAGTGGAGTGATAGCCGTGCACGATCTACACGTATGGACCGTGACGTCGGGGTTTGAATCGCTAACCTGCCATCTGATTGTCGAGGATGACTTGCCCAGCTACCCAATCTTGACCAAAGCCCTCCAGCTGTTGCAGCACGACTTTGGGATCACCCACGCGACGATCCAGATCGAAAATTCTTCGGTCCAACACGATAATATGCAATGCCAGGAAGGCAATCAACCGCAAGCTGGACACGATCATTCCCATAATACTGCTTGTCACGATCACAACCATTAA